The Lycium barbarum isolate Lr01 chromosome 10, ASM1917538v2, whole genome shotgun sequence genome includes a region encoding these proteins:
- the LOC132615926 gene encoding PHD finger-containing protein 1-like has product MNSSILGSSSVSRTVCLTCGDEGDTKLLINCLKCHDSAAHHYCLEKFSPDDGNIDWICWDCAPKVAKVDQFRKSERISERKIRAFDVRVEWRRKLNSCKVKARRLDKAKRDASEAVQSAKTHNPFQVLQKEKPSFFETKKHKDTVEERADVCYSEQPIESVTAGNTPIVGKHPEAEAQLRDDSSLQDPKSAQSLTEIGKQRMMRKPRRFVVLDDDSDFEGEGEAVGGTFSSSFLVEHHVPLNNLYSEPQVESADYLPAQPLIDIIWRGYFIFNGESETSINILAHLSNKACEKVVTAANGLPVELDVKIMAKSDVWPKSFLRSPPTDCSIALYLFPELERDENSYDSLLEDVIDNDLAMKATINDLELLIFSSLQLPHKHWRLRRKYYLWGVFRHKKPSSSSTPTANCFASSYELSPK; this is encoded by the exons ATGAATTCTTCTATACTTGGGTCATCGTCTGTTTCG aGAACTGTTTGTCTAACATGTGGGGATGAAGGAGATACCAAGCTTCTCATAAACTGCTTGAAGTGTCATGATTCCGCTGCACACCA CTATTGCCTAGAGAAATTCTCCCCCGATGATGGCAATATCGATTGGATATGTTGGGATTGCGCTCCCAAAGTTGCTAAGGTTGACCAGTTCAGAAAGAGTGAAAGGATAAGTGAGCGAAAAATCCGTGCTTTTGATGTTCGAGTGGAATGGAGAAGAAAGCTTAACAGTTGTAAAGTAAAAGCCAGAAGGTTAGATAAGGCTAAACGTGACGCAAGCGAAGCAGTCCAATCGGCTAAAACCCATAATCCGTTTCAAGTTTTGCAAAAGGAGAAGCCTTCATTTTTTGAAACTAAGAAACACAAAGACACTGTAGAAGAGCGTGCAGATGTATGCTATTCTGAACAGCCAATTGAATCAGTAACAGCAGGGAACACTCCGATAGTAGGCAAACACCCAGAAGCTGAAGCTCAATTAAGAGATGACTCTTCCCTGCAAGATCCAAAGAGCGCTCAGTCACTTACTGAAATTGGAAAACAACGAATGATGAGAAAGCCAAGGAGGTTTGTAGTTCTTGATGATGACAGCGATTTTGAGGGGGAGGGTGAGGCAGTTGGTGGAACATTTTCTTCTTCATTCCTTGTAGAGCATCATGTTCCACTCAACAATTTGTATAGTGAACCTCAAGTAGAATCTGCGGATTATTTGCCTGCACAGCCACTTATTGATATCATTTGGAG GGGATATTTTATCTTCAATGGAGAAAGTGAAACCAGTATTAATATCTTAGCTCATTTGTCAAACAAAGCCTGTGAAAAGGTGGTTACAGCAGCAAATGGGCTTCCAGTGGAACTTGATGTAAAAATTATGGCCAAGAGTGATGTATGGCCGAAGAGTTTCCTGAGGTCGCCACCAACAGACTGCAGTATTGCTTTGTATCTTTTTCCTGAGCTTGAGAG GGATGAAAATTCTTATGATTCTCTGTTGGAAGATGTAATTGACAATGATCTTGCAATGAAAGCCACTATCAACGACTTGGAGCTCCTGATTTTTTCATCTCTTCAACTGCCACATAAACACTGGA GGCTTCGTAGGAAGTACTACCTGTGGGGTGTGTTTAGACATAAGAAACCTTCAAGCTCAAGCACACCAACTGCTAATTGTTTTGCAAGCAGCTATGAGCTCTCCCCTAAATGA